The following nucleotide sequence is from Longimicrobiales bacterium.
TCAACTCCGACACAAAAATGGATGCAGCGGCCAATTTCGCCTCGATGACTGCGGAGGACGACGCCGCTGACGCTGGCGATGTCGACGTGATCGGTCGCTGGCACGATTTCGCTGGCGAGCAAGGGTGGGCAATCTGTGATTCACCTACCGTCACGGATGTCCAGGCCTGGATGTTTAATTGGGGCCCACTCATTAGCTCCACGATCACTCCGGTACAGAATGACGCTGAACTACGGGCGATGTTCCAAGCCAAACTGGGGTGACAACGACTTGATCTAATGACAAAGGCCGTCCCTTCGGGGACGGCCTTTTGTCGTTTTTAGGCGGTGCCACGGGGGGGAGCTAGGGGCCGTCTTCTAGGTCGGGGGGGCAGGTGGGGTGCCGCCCATGATCGGGTCAGCCGCGCGCCGCCTTCGAAAACAGCACGGCCGATCCAACGAATAGCGCAACGAAGAATCCGTTAATGGTCACGATCTCCAGCGGCGCGCTATACGGGGAACCCATCTGCCCGACCAGCGCGACCACGGCAACCAGCGTCTGAGCGAGCGCCGTCGCGAACAACGCACGCGCCATTCCTTCGGGTT
It contains:
- a CDS encoding DUF3303 family protein; translated protein: MALYMIRWSLNSDTKMDAAANFASMTAEDDAADAGDVDVIGRWHDFAGEQGWAICDSPTVTDVQAWMFNWGPLISSTITPVQNDAELRAMFQAKLG